A part of Cannabis sativa cultivar Pink pepper isolate KNU-18-1 chromosome 6, ASM2916894v1, whole genome shotgun sequence genomic DNA contains:
- the LOC115725712 gene encoding cytochrome P450 71D9: protein MEIQLPYYSFPILFSLFIFLFMLIKIITKTTSSSSKLPPGPWKLPLLGNIHQLFGSLIHQKLRHLATQHGPLMHLKIGQVPTLIVSSPEYAKQVMRTHDIVFSSRPMVLFSKIMLYDCTDLVFAPYGEYWRQLRKIFMQELLSTSRVQAFKPIREQEVSNLIQWIGSNVGKEINLTERINILIYGIVSRAACSKTSLNNEEIVSLVAEGVEVSLGFELADLFPSVEFFSRISQTRHKLLKLQQRSAKIFDKIIKEHQEKKASGNGDDDDQGDLLDVLLNFHNNNGGDHEGFSLTNENLKAIIWDIFAAGIDTSSTVIDWAMAEMMKNPNILKKAQEEVREVFNKAGSTDEKGINDMKYLKIVVKETMRLHPPLPLLIPRESQEKCEINGYVIPAKTRTLVNVWAIGRDPNYWSEAESFIPERFVDSSIDIIDSNYKGNDFEYIPFGAGRRMCAGMAFGLINVEYPLALLLYHFDWKLPNNGIRHEDLDMSESFGTTLKRMKPLSLVPIAYVP, encoded by the exons ATGGAGATCCAACTACCATATTATTCCTTTCCAATCCTTTTCTCCTTATTCATCTTTCTCTTCAtgttaataaaaataatcacaaaaaCCACTTCATCATCATCCAAACTCCCACCAGGACCATGGAAACTACCACTATTAGGAAACATACACCAACTTTTTGGGTCACTAATCCACCAAAAACTAAGACACTTAGCCACCCAACATGGACCATTGATGCACCTCAAAATAGGCCAAGTTCCAACCCTAATAGTCTCATCACCAGAATATGCCAAACAAGTGATGAGAACCCATGACATAGTCTTCTCATCAAGACCAATGGTTCTCTTCTCCAAAATCATGTTGTATGATTGTACTGATCTAGTCTTTGCTCCTTATGGTGAGTATTGGAGACAACTAAGAAAAATCTTCATGCAAGAGCTTCTAAGCACATCTAGGGTTCAAGCTTTCAAACCCATTAGAGAACAAGAGGTTTCAAACTTGATTCAATGGATTGGATCAAATGTTGGGAAAGAAATCAATCTCACTGAAAGAATCAATATTTTGATTTATGGGATTGTTTCTAGGGCAGCTTGTAGTAAAACAAGTCTCAACAATgaagaaattgtttcacttgTTGCTGAAGGTGTGGAGGTCTCATTAGGGTTTGAGCTTGCTGATTTGTTTCCTTCTGTTGAGTTTTTCTCAAGAATAAGTCAAACTAGGCATAAGTTATTGAAGCTTCAACAAAGATCTGCTAAGAtatttgataaaattattaaggaACATCAAGAGAAGAAAGCTAGTGgaaatggtgatgatgatgatcaaggAGATTTGTTGGATGTTCTTTTGaattttcataataataatgGTGGTGATCATGAAGGATTTTCCTTGACCAATGAGAATCTTAAAGCTATTATTTGG gaCATATTCGCTGCTGGAATTGACACATCATCAACAGTAATAGATTGGGCAATGGCAGAAATGATGAAAAATCCAAATATATTGAAAAAGGCACAAGAAGAGGTTAGAGAAGTGTTTAACAAAGCTGGTTCAACTGATGAAAAAGGTATTAATGACATGAAATATCTAAAAATAGTTGTGAAAGAGACCATGAGATTACATCCACCTCTACCTTTGTTAATTCCAAGAGAAAGTCAAGAAAAATGCGAAATAAATGGTTATGTGATACCTGCGAAAACTAGGACTTTAGTTAATGTATGGGCGATTGGAAGAGACCCAAATTATTGGAGTGAAGCCGAGAGTTTTATACCCGAAAGGTTTGTCGATAGCTCTATTGATATTATCGATTCTAATTATAAGGGTAATGATTTCGAGTATATTCCATTTGGCGCTGGAAGGAGAATGTGTGCAGGTATGGCGTTTGGTCTCATAAATGTTGAGTATCCACTTGCATTGTTGCTTTACCATTTTGATTGGAAATTGCCTAATAATGGAATAAGACATGAAGATTTGGATATGAGTGAATCTTTTGGTACTACACTCAAAAGAATGAAGCCTTTAAGCTTGGTTCCTATTGCTTATGTTCCTTAA
- the LOC115694824 gene encoding uncharacterized protein LOC115694824 — MVYEDVSQCVKLCSDNIDNVVAEGVIIEAVGFFSYHGDIISNDYARVQITQVIQGEFEIPYRRGAIRYVRDMLQHSTPITAIKEKFSGLSQYSEDDHLLLIR, encoded by the exons ATGGTCTATGAGGATGTAAGTCAATGTGTAAAATTATGTTCGGATAACATTGACAATGTTGTGGCTGAGGGTGTCATAATTGAGGCGGTTGGTTTCTTTTCATATCATGGTGACATAATTTCAAATGATTATGCACGGGTTCAAATCACACAAGTTATTCAAGGGGAATTTGAAATCCCATATCGAAGAGGTGCAATACGCTATGTTCGTGATATGCTTCAACATTCAACTCCTATTACAgccataaaagaaaaa tTTAGCGGCCTATCCCAATATTCTGAGGACGATCATCTCTTACTGATTCGATAA
- the LOC115724694 gene encoding receptor-like protein 7 has product MMMKGFRFYSLKKALLWTSLLLVIRVLIRRLPCGARKKIVACGMVLSVMRLQTLISNLTKLEELCLSHVVISSTIPKSLANFSSLTTLLLRECDLKGEFPANIFQLPNLQFLSVKLNDYLSGNLPSVLSSSLIGLDVCACNFSGKIPTSMEKLNQLTFLDLSQNKFIGKIPSFFGNLTQLTELSLNSNQFSGQVPLSLSKLINLQTLFLDDNNLSGIVNFEMFIGLKNLTAFGLSHNKLTLMFVNSGKNETFPQFTTLELSHCNLRKFPDFLRYQNQIVELKLTGNHISGQIPDWMLSISRDTLSILYLSENSLMGEVPPTICNLSSLQILDFSDNKLGGKLPPCFGEFSKSLSILSLRNNTFSGDIPEFREGIELRSIDLGYNMFEGKLSKSLTNCSMLGYLNMESNKLNDVFPYWLGFLQELEVLELQNNELHGVIGDPYRSSLHFPKLRIINLSYNNFIGKLPLKYIQSWKAMRSTNIEDFYYLRSIPFKIKSSNGATLNVLYFYHITIPIKGKSIYYKEIQNIIAVINFSNNKFDGEIPKIIGNLKGLYSLDLSNNRLKGGIPSSLRNLRKLESLDLSQNEISGHIPSELDQLSFLQYFNVSHNNLSGPIPQSHLNTFDNSCYKGNLGLCGIPLQNSCGQSKPLELPSSDEEEEEDSSSIFQFGWKVVAVGYGCGFLIGFFIERIVSARKQNWLAMTFGIRR; this is encoded by the exons ATGATGATGAAAGGTTTTCGCTTTTACAGTTTAAAGAAAGCTTTGTTATGGACAAGTCTGCTTCTGGTGATTCGGGTGCTTATTCGAAGATTGCCTTGTGGAGCAAGAAAGAAGATTGTTGCATGTGGGATGGTGTTGAGTGTGATGAGATTACAG ACCCTGATTTCGAATCTAACAAAGCTCGAGGAACTTTGTCTTAGCCATGTTGTGATATCATCAACAATTCCAAAATCATTGGCAAATTTTTCTTCCTTAACAACTCTACTCCTAAGAGAATGTGACTTGAAAGGTGAGTTCCCAGCCAACATTTTTCAACTGCCAAATTTGCAATTTCTTAGTGTGAAGTTGAATGATTATCTCAGTGGAAATTTACCTTCAGTACTTTCCTCTTCTTTGATTGGGTTAGATGTTTGTGCTTGTAACTTTTCAGGAAAAATTCCAACTTCAATGGAAAAGTTGAACCAACTCACTTTTCTAGACCTTTCTCAGAATAAATTTATAGGAAAAATCCCTTCTTTTTTTGGAAACCTAACTCAACTCACTGAATTAAGTCTAAACTCTAATCAATTTAGTGGTCAAGTTCCTTTGTCATTGTCCAAACTCATAAATTTACAAACCCTTTTTTTGGATGATAATAATTTGAGTGGTATTGTGAATTTTGAAATGTTTATTGGCCTTAAAAACCTCACTGCCTTTGGTTTATCTCATAACAAACTCACACTAATGTTTGttaattctgggaaaaatgaaACATTTCCTCAATTCACAACACTTGAATTGTCCCATTGTAATCTAAGAAAATTTCCTGATTTTCTTAGGTATCAAAACCAAATTGTGGAGTTGAAGCTTACTGGTAACCATATTAGTGGTCAAATACCGGATTGGATGTTGAGCATAAGTAGAGACACTTTGTCCATATTGTACCTTTCCGAAAACTCTTTGATGGGGGAGGTTCCACCAACAATATGCAATCTTAGTTCTCTTCAaattctagatttttctgaTAATAAGTTAGGTGGTAAGCTTCCTCCTTGTTTCGGTGAGTTTAGTAAGTCATTATCGATATTAAGTCTTCGAAACAACACTTTCTCAGGCGATATTCCTGAGTTTAGAGAAGGAATCGAATTGAGATCCATCGATTTGGGTTACAATATGTTTGAAGGGAAATTATCAAAATCACTTACAAATTGTAGCATGCTTGGTTACTTGAACATGGAAAGTAATAAGCTCAATGATGTTTTCCCTTATTGGTTAGGGTTTCTTCAAGAGTTGGAAGTTCTTGAGTTGCAAAATAATGAATTGCATGGAGTTATTGGTGATCCTTATAGAAGTAGCCTCCATTTCCCAAAATTAAGAATAATCAATCTTTCTTACAATAATTTTATTGGGAAATTGCCTTTGAAATACATCCAAAGTTGGAAGGCCATGAGAAGTACAAACATTGAAGATTTTTATTACTTAAGGTCAATACCTTTCAAAATAAAATCATCAAATGGTGCTACTTTGAATGTGCTTTATTTTTACCACATTACAATACCAATCAAAGGCAAGTCTATCTACTATAAGGAGATCCAAAATATTATTGCAGTCATAAACTTTTCCAATAACAAATTTGATGGAGAAATTCCTAAAATCATTGGAAACTTGAAAGGGCTCTATTCTCTTGATTTATCAAACAATCGTCTCAAAGGTGGCATACCTTCATCGCTAAGGAATCTAAGAAAGCTTGAATCCTTAGACCTTTCTCAAAATGAGATTTCAGGACACATCCCAAGTGAATTGGATCAACTCTCTTTCCTTCAATACTTTAATGTTTCTCACAACAACCTCTCAGGACCTATACCACAATCCCATCTCAACACATTTGATAACAGTTGTTACAAAGGCAACTTGGGATTATGTGGTATTCCATTGCAAAACTCATGTGGACAATCGAAGCCGTTGGAACTACCATCAtctgatgaagaagaagaagaagattcaagctcaatttttcaatttggtTGGAAAGTCGTGGCAGTAGGATATGGATGTGGATTCTTAATTGGATTTTTCATCGAAAGAATTGTTTCTGCAAGAAAGCAAAACTGGTTAGCGATGACTTTTGGAAtaagaagatga